In Fusarium oxysporum Fo47 chromosome XII, complete sequence, one DNA window encodes the following:
- a CDS encoding Mss4-like protein, with amino-acid sequence MTTEDQNITLMAQCLCKAHIFTTKVPRSKLPLPASICHCTSCRNATGAMYNSNIDWPGSADEIHNSDLKSYKFTSNCKILFCGSCSCPMFWDAHYKDQPQNFGVFTGVLNNVDVDNLINFTRQIFVGDTVDGGVSPWLQNVNGDREKPRRWMERPKDGGELDEGWPAANQDARSEVPPVTDIPIRCHCKGVDLVFRPGNVDFSTMEADAIPSYIEPKSHKHLATLDPCPSCRLSVGVDIMNWTFVMPQQIDFPKKTNGSNFPRNTHDLKSAVDNPDRDPRYGTLAIYRSSPDVQRYFCSRCSATVFYTVDDRPEVIDVAVALLHAPEGARAESILTWHLGAKMMGEWDFERGWRKDLAMSVKDTSERWRIEKGYHKTWRRIAFEDAEKKD; translated from the coding sequence ATGACTACTGAGGATCAAAATATCACCCTCATGGCCCAGTGCCTCTGCAAAGCGCATatcttcaccaccaaagtGCCCCGATCAAAACTCCCTCTACCTGCGTCTATATGCCACTGCACCTCATGCCGAAACGCTACCGGCGCCATGTACAACAGCAACATAGACTGGCCTGGTTCAGCAGATGAGATTCACAACTCTGATCTGAAATCCTACAAATTTACCTCCAACTGCAAAATTTTGTTCTGCGGCTCATGTTCATGTCCGATGTTCTGGGATGCTCACTACAAAGATCAGCCCCAGAACTTTGGCGTTTTCACGGGAGTCTTGAATaatgttgatgttgacaaCCTCATTAACTTTACGAGGCAAATCTTCGTTGGTGATACGGTCGATGGAGGCGTTTCTCCGTGGCTTCAGAATGTGAATGGTGACAGGGAGAAGCCTCGCAGGTGGATGGAGAGACCTAAGGATGGTGGAGAATTGGACGAAGGTTGGCCAGCCGCCAATCAAGATGCTAGGTCTGAAGTTCCTCCAGTTACAGATATACCTATTCGCTGCCATTGCAAGGGAGTTGATCTTGTCTTCCGTCCCGGCAACGTGGACTTCTCTACCATGGAGGCTGATGCGATTCCGTCGTATATCGAGCCAAAGTCCCATAAACACCTTGCGACACTCGATCCATGCCCCTCATGTCGCTTGTCAGTTGGCGTTGACATAATGAATTGGACATTTGTCATGCCTCAACAGATTGACTTCCCCAAGAAGACCAATGGCTCCAACTTTCCGCGAAATACACATGATCTGAAGAGTGCAGTTGATAATCCCGACCGAGACCCTCGTTATGGCACGCTCGCGATCTATCGAAGCTCGCCTGACGTTCAAAGATATTTCTGCTCGCGCTGCTCTGCGACGGTATTCTACACCGTTGACGATCGTCCAGAGGTTATTGACGTCGCTGTTGCACTGTTACATGCCCCGGAGGGCGCTCGTGCGGAGAGTATTCTCACTTGGCATCTTGGTGCAAAGATGATGGGAGAGTGGGATTTTGAGAGGGGCTGGAGAAAGGACTTGGCCATGTCGGTGAAAGACACGTCAGAAAGGTGGCGGATCGAGAAAGGTTATCACAAAACATGGAGGAGGATTGCCTTTGAGgatgcagagaagaaggattAA